The Rathayibacter caricis DSM 15933 genomic sequence CCCCCGCCCGCGCGACCTCGAGGATCTCCTCCGGCTCCATGAAGGTCGACTCGCGCTTGGCCGCGAGGCCGCCCGGCGTCTCGACGAACACGCAGTAGTGGCAGCGGTCGCGGCACAGCTTCGTCAGCGGCACGAACACCTTGCGCGAGTACGTGATCACTCCGGAACGGCCTCGCCGGGCGAGCCCCTCGTCGCGCAGCGCGCCCGCGGCCGACAGCAGCAGCTCGAGGTCGTCGCCGCGCGCTCCGAGCAGGAGCTCGGCGCTCGCCCGGGTGATCGGCTCGCCGTGCGCGAGGCGGTCGAGGACGGTGGCCGTGGGGGAGGAGGTCATGCGGGTGGCGGCTCTTCCGGAGGGGTCGGCCGGCGCGGTGCCGGCGGGAGGGAGGGTGCTCAGAGCGCGCGCAGGCGCGGCGCGAGATCGCGCTCGAACGCGTCGAAGAAGCGCTGCTGGTCGTCGCCGGGGGCGTGGAACACGAGGTGGGTGAAGCCCGCGTCGACGTAGGGCTTGATCTGCGCCACGGTCTCGTCGGGGTCGGAGCCCACGATCCAGCGCTTGGCGACCTGCTCGATCGGCAGCTCGTCGGCGGCGCGCTCCATGTCGACCGGATCGGTCAGCGAGTGCTTCTGCTCGGGAGTCAGCGAGAGCGGCGCCCAGAAGCGCGTGTTCTCGAGCGCGAGCGCCGGGTCGGGGTCGTAGGAGAGCTTGATCTCGATCATCCGGTCGATCGTCGAGGAGTCGCGTCCGCCGGCCGCCGCGCCCTCCTCGACGGCGGGCAGCAGCTTCTCGGTGTACAGCTCCATGCCCTTGCCGGACGTGCAGATGAAGCCGTCGCCGGCGCGCCCCGCGTACTTCGCGACGACCGGTCCGCCCGCGGCGACGTACACCGGCACTCCGCTCTCGGGCTTGTCGTAGATCGACGCCTCGTGGGTGGAGTAGTACTCGCCGTCGAACGAGACGCGGTCGCCCGCCCACAGCGCGCGCATCAGACGCACCGCCTCGCGCAGCCGCGCGAAGCGCTCCTTGAAGTCGGGCCAGGTCTGCTCGCCGGCGCCCTGGTAGCCGGTCGCGACCTCGTTCAGGGCCTCGCCCGTGCCGACGCCGAGCATGATGCGGTCGGGGTAGAGCACCCCGAGGGTGCCGAACGCCTGCGCGATCACGGCCGGGTTGTAGCGGTAGTGCGGCGTCATGACGGAGGTGCCGAGCCGGATGGTCGACGTCCGCTCGCCGGCCGCAGCGAGCCACGCGAGCGAGAACGGTGCGTGGCCGCCGGTGTGGCGCCACGGCTGGAAGTGGTCCGAGACCACCGCGCTCTCGAATCCGTGCCGTTCGGCGGCGACGGCGAGCTCGACGAGCTCCCGTGCTCCGAACTGCTCCGCCGACGCCTTGTACCCGAGCGTGATCGTCATCTGCAGCCTTCGTCAGTCAAGAGGGGACCGCTCTCGACCGGAGCCGAGCGGTCCCTCCATTCTGCGCCTGCGCGGAGGCCGATCGGGACGCTCAGTCCGACGCGGGCGAGATGTTGACCATCCACTCCACTCCGTAGCGGTCCACCAGCATGCCGAAGCGGTCGCCCCAGGGGGAGTCGGTGAGGGGCATCGGAGTCTCGCCGCCCTCGGCCAGCGCCGCGAACCAGCGGCTCAGCTCGGCGTCGTCCTCGCCGAAGAGAGCGATCTGGATCCGGCTGCCCTCCGACGCCGGCATGGCGCTCGGGCTGTCCGAGGCCATCAGCAGCAGGCCGTTGGGCAGGGTCAGCTGCGAGTGCATGAGGCGGTCCTGGTCGGCGGGGTCCTCGCTCGCCTGGAAGTCGGCGTACGTGCTGGCCTGCAGCTCGCCTCCGAACACGGAGCGGTAGAACTCCATCGCTTCGCGGGCGTTGCCGGCGAAGCCGATGTAGGGGCTGAGACTGGTGGCCACGGTGTCCTTCTTCCTGCTCGGGGTGCGATCGCGATCAGTCAATACCCGGCGGCGGAGGCGGGCAACGGTCAGACGAGACCGATGCGGTCCGGAACGCTGAAGCGCACGTCCGGGAGCCACGACGCCGGGTCCGGGAACGGCCGCCCCTGGGGGAGCCGGCCCAGCAGCCGGCGGACGGCCCCGGGATCGGACGAGCTCGGCAGCACTCGCGCGGGCGCCGCGTGCGGGAGCACGCCCAGCCACCAGTGCTTCCAGTTCGCCGGTGCCGACTCCGGCTCGAGCACCACGTAGTAGTCGGGCAGGGCGGCCTCGCCGCGGCGGAAGACGCCGAGCGCGGTCTCGATCTCGACGTCGAGCGCGCCGTGCGTCGCCCGGTCCTCGAAGAACTCGATCCAGGCGTTCGCGACGTGCTCGAGCGGATCCGCGTCGTGCAGCAGGTAGGTGGAGGCGGACGGGTGCGCGCCCGGGCCGGTGCCCGGACGGGCGTCGACGTTGGGCAGGGCGTCGAGGTCGCGCAGCAGGCCGTCGGTCCCCGGACCGACGAGCAGGACGACCGTGGCGGTGGAGCTCGGTGCTGTTCCCATGTCCGAGTCTAGGAACAGCCCCCACCCCGCGCGGAAGACCCGTCGTGTGACGGGTCCGTGACGATCTACTCCGTCTCGGCCTCGGCGCGGGTGGGCGGGTTCGCCCCGGCGCGCGAGGTCGTGATGCCGGCGACCCGCGCCGCCCAGCGTCCGATCGCCCGCAAGGCGGGCTCGTCGAGCAGCATCCCGTTCGGCGCGCCGAGCCCCTGCCGGAACGCCTCGTCGAGGATCGCGCCCATCGCGGAGTCGCCGGCTCCGATCGTGTCGGCCACGACGATGCGGGCGGCCGGCACCGTCGCCCGGGCGACGGCGGACGCGAGGAGCAGTCCCTCCCCGCCGCGGGTGATGACGGCGAGCCGCGCGCCCAGGCCGAGGATCCGGGTGAGCACCTCGTCGAGCTGCACCGTGGGGTAGAGCCACTCGGCGTCCTCGTCGCTGAGCTTCACGATCTCGCACGAGGCGGCGACCCGCTCGAAGCGCGCGAGCGCCGCGGCGTGCGGGCCGACCAGGGCCGGGCGGATGTTCGCGTCCACGCTCGCGGTCGTGCCGGCCGGCAGCGCCTCCAGCAGGTCGAGGATCGCGGATCCGCCGGGCTCGAGGTAGACGGCGATCGAGCCGGTGTGCACGTGCCCGAAGGGCGTCGGGTCTGCGGCGGGCGGGTTCCACGACAGGTCGAACTCGTACTCCGCCGAGCCGTCGGGCCGGATCCGGGCCTTCGCGGTCGAGGTGCGGGGAGCGTCGCCGTGCACGACGCTCACCCCCGAGGCGCCGAGGTGCTCGCCGATGCGGCGTCCGCGCTCGTCGTCGGCGATGTCGGTGACGAGGGTCGCGTCGCGTCCGAGTCGCGCCAGGGTGAGCGCGACGTTGGCGGGCGAGCCGCCGACGTGCTCGCTGCTCGCGCCGTCGCGCTCGACGATGTCGATCAGCGCTTCGCCGACGACGAGGATCCGGGGTGCTGCCGACTCGCGGCCGTCCGTGCTGGGCATCCGCCCATCATGCCGGTAGACGGCATCCGAGGCACAGCGGCGGTCGGGAGCGCCGCTCAGCTGCGTGCGACGCCCTCCGCGAGCACCTCGTCCACGGTCGTCAGCTCGATCAGCGGCGCGTAGAGCGCCATCGCGTCCAGCGCGCGCCGGTGGTCCGTCTCGGAGGCGCCCGCGCACGCGTCCTGGACGACGCGCACGCGCACCCCCGCGTCCGCCGCCGCCAGCGCCGTCGACAGCACGCAGCAGTCCGTCGACACCCCGGTCAGCACGATCTCGCGCGAGTCGTCGAGCAGCGCCTCGAGCTCGGGCCCCCACTTGCCGAACGTCGTCGCCGTGAGCACCCGGTGACCGTCGAAGCCGGGCACGAGGGCGTAGAGCGGATCGCCGTCCGGCACGAGCGCGAACGGCCAGTCCCGGTAGTACGGCACCCAGGCGCCCTGCGGCTCGGTCGGCGCGGTGAACCGGGTGGTCACGACCCGGTCGCCGAAGAGGGGGAGGAGCCGCGCCGTCCCGGCGGCCGCCCGCGCGAACTCCGACGACCCCCACGGCGAGTCCGCGTCGGCGAAGACGTGCTGCAGGTCGATCGCGACGAGCAGGCTCACGCGCGCGACTCCTGCCGGCGCACGCTCGCCGAGGACGAGACGAGAGCGCCGACGAACCCGATCACGAGCGCCGCGAGGACTCCGAGGTTGGCGTAGGCCCACTCGCCCTCGCGTCCGCCGATCGGCCCGAGCAGGTAGCCCTCCCAGCCGAAGCCGGGCGAGGAGTTGACCACGAGGCCCCAGCCGATCACCGAGCCGACCACCACGAGCAGCACCGGCGCGATCGAGACGCTGCCGTAGCGGCCCCGCGCGTCGTAGAGCGCCTCCTGGTCGTAGTCGCGGCGACGGAGGAGGAGGTCGGCGAGGAACACGCCCAGCCACGCGGCGATCGGCACGCCCAGCGTGATCAGGAAGCCCTGGAACGGGCCGAGGAAGTCGCCCGCGACGAACACGACGTAGATCGCGCCGAGCACCATGAGCACCCCGTCGATGCCGGCGGCGACCGGTCGCGAGACCTTGAGCCCGGTGCTGAGCAGCGCGAGGCCCGAGGAGTAGATGTCCATCACCGCGCCGCCGATGAGTCCGAGCAGGGCCACGACGATGAACGGGAGGAGGAACCAGGTCGGCAGGATCGTCGCGAGTGCGCCGATCGGGTCTGCCGCGATCGCGTCCGACAGCTCCTGCGACGAGCCGGCGAGCAGGAGCCCCACCACGACGAGGACGACCGGGGCCACCGCGCCGCCGATGGTCGTCCAGGCGATGACCCCGCCGGTCCCCGCCGTGCGCGGCAGGTAGCGGGAGTAGTCGGCCGCCGCGTTCACCCAGCCCAGTCCGAAGCCGGTCATCATGAACACGAGCCCGCCGATCACGGCCCCGGCCGAGCCGGAGGGCAGGCTCGCGACCGCGCCGAGGTCGATGTCGTCGAGCACGAGGGCGACGTAGACCACCGTGAGCACGCCGGTGGCGACAGTGATCGCGAGCTGGAGGCGCATGATCAGGCGGAAGCCCACGACTCCGGCGATCACGATCAGCGCGGCCACCACGATCAGCGCGACGACCTTCGTCAGCACTCCGCCGTCCCAGCCGAACTCCTCGAAGACGGTGGCGGTCGCGAGCACGGCGAGCGAGGCGAGCACGGTCTCCCAGCCCACGGTGAGCAGCCAGGAGATCACGGAGACCAGGCGGTTGCCGTTCACCCCGAACGAGGCGCGGCTGAGCACCATCGTCGGCGCGGAGCCGCGCTTGCCCGCCACGGCGACGAACCCGCAGAAGAGGAAGGACACGACGATGCCGATGACGGCGACGGCGGTGGCCTGCGCGAAGGAGAGGCCGAATCCGAGCAGGAACGAGCCGTAGCTCAGGCCCAGCACCGACACGTTCGCCGCGAACCACGGCCAGAACAGGTCGCGCGGGCGGCCGTGCCGCTCCGACTCCTGGATCGTGTCGAGGCCGTTGAGCTCGATGCCGCCGGCGGGGCGGACGGGAGTCTGGTCGGGAGAGGTCATCGCATCCAACGTTCTCGCGCGGGCGACCGGCGCTCGCCGGGCTGCAACGAATCTAGAGCACGCTCAGTCGCCGGTGCGCTCCAGCAGTCCGCGGAGGGTCTCCAGATCGGCCGCGACGCGACCGCAGTCCTCGTCCCACTGCTCGAGCGTCATCCCCTCGTACCGGCGCACGGTGAAGGCCACTTCGGCTCCGTCCCCGTTCGCCAGGACCCGCAGCGGGTTGTCGAAGACGCGCCCCTCGGCGGTGATCACGCGGTGGTCCGCGACGCCGAAGGGGTTCCGCGGAGCGAAGACCACCTCCACGCGCCCCATCGGGGAGTCGGCGAACCAGTGCCCGTCGACCTCCTCGACGTCCGACTCCGCGAGCCCCGCGGCCCAGAGGGGCAGGTTCGAGGGATCGACGATGAAGGAGTAGACCTCGTCGGCGGGCGCGTCGATGACGATCCCGACCGGTCTCGATTCATGGATCACGGGAGTCGCTCCCCTTCCGCGGCGAAGCTCGCCACCAGCAGGGCGGCGAGGGTGGTGCGCTCGAGGATCCCCTCGATGCTCACCGACTCGCCGCGGGCGTGCGCCCCCGCTCCGGGGGCGCCGAGGCCGTCGAGCACCGGGATGCCGAGGGCCGCGATCAGGTTGCCGTCGCTCGCTCCGCCGACCGCGGTCTCGACGAGCGGCAGGTCCATGGTGCGGGCGAGGCGCTCGGCCCGGCGGAACAGGGCGCCGACGGCGGCGGTCCGCTCGAACACCGGGCGCTGCCACGATCCGCGCACCTCGATGCGGATCCGCTCGTCACTGGCCTGCAGGGCGTTCATCTCGGCCTCGACGCGAGCCGCCTCGGCCGAGTTCCGGATGCGCGCCTCGAGCTCGAGCCGCACCTTCGCGGTCGTCACGTTGACCCGGCTGCCGCCGCCGATCAGGCCGATGTTGACGGTGGTCCCCGCTTCCGGCCGCGCGATGCCGAGCACCCGGGGGATCAGGGCGCCGAGCTCGTGGATCGCGCTCGCGCCCTTCTCGGGCTCCACGCCGGCGTGCGCCTCGATGCCGACGACGTCGACGACGAAGTTGCCGATGCCCTTGCGAGCGGTCTTCACCGCGTCGCCGATGGCGCCCTCGAAGACGAGCGCGGCCTCGGCGCCCCGGCTCTGGTGCTCGAGGAACGAGCGCGAGACGAGGCTCCCGACCTCCTCGTCGCCGTTCATCACGAGTCGGATCGCAGGGTGCTCCAGGCGCGCGTGCCGCAGCGCCGCGACGACCCAGACCATCTGCACGAGCCCGACCTTCATGTCGTAGGTGCCCGGCCCGCTCAGCCGGTCGCCGTCGACCGCGAAGGGCCAGGCCCGGGTCGTGCCGAGCGGCCAGACCGTGTCGTAGTGGCCGAGCAGCGCCACGAACGGCCGCGACCCCCGCGGGCCCCGGCCCGGCGCGCTGCCCGGGAAGGTCCAGCTCGAGGCGCGCGGAGCGTCCTGCTCGCGCTGGTGCTCGATCTCGGCGGCGTGGCCGAGGCGCTCGCCGACCCAGTGCACGAGGTAGGCGTGCAGCTCGCCGAGGGCCTCGAGCGAGTCGCTCGGGCTCTCGATCATCACGAGGTGGCGGACGTCGGCGAGGATCTGCTCGCGGTTCTCGCGCAGGAACACGCGCACGCGGGCCGCATCGGCGGCGTCGGGGAAGGTCACCGTACCCGGAGTACCAGAGTGCGGCCGTCGGCGCGAACCGGAACGTGGATGAACCGGACGGGCCGCCGTTACGTTGGACGGGTCAGAGGTGGTGCATGTCCGAGGATCAGGCCGAGCTGCTGCGTGCACTGCACGACGAGCACTCCGCGGCGCTGTGGAGGTTCGTCCTCCGGCTCACCGGCGACCGCCAGATGGCGGAGGACGTGGTGCAGGAGGCGCTGCTGCGCGCGTGGAAGAACCCCGCGATCCTCGCTCAGGGCGAGGCAGCGGCGCGCTCGTGGCTCTACACCGTCGCCCGCAACCTCGTGATCGACGACCGTCGCAGCGCCCGCTACGCCCGCGAGATCGGCACCGACGAGGTGCCGGAGCGCCCGTCGGCCGACCGCACCGACCAGGTGCTCGACGCGTGGCTGCTCTCGGACGCGCTCAGCGGCATCAGCCTCGAGCACCGCGCGGTGATCGTGCACGCGTACTACGGCGGCCGGTCCGTCGCCGAGATCGCCGACCTGCTCGGCATCGCGCCCGGCACCGTGAAGTCGCGGATGCACTACGGCATGCGGGCGCTCAAGCTCGCACTGCAGGAGAGAGGAGTGACCGAGCTGTGAGCACCGACGCGCGTGACGACGCACCCGAGGGCGACGCCTTCCGGGACTGGGACGCCGCCTACCTGCTCGGATCGCTGTCGAGCGCCGACCGCCGCGCCTACGAGCAGCACCTCCGAGCCTGCCCCGCGTGCCGGGAGGGCCTCGGCGAGTTCGTGCCGCTGCCCGGTCTCCTCGCGCACCTGCCGGCCGAGGAGGCGCTGCGCCTGCTCGAGACCCCTCGGGAGCAGCCCGCCGAGACCGCGCCGCCCGCGCTCCTGTCCCGGCTCGCCGCGGCCACCGACTCCGTCCGGCGCCGCACGCGCGTGCGGGTCGCGGGCCTCGTGCTCGCGGCCGCCGGAGTCTCGGCCGCCGCCGCGATCGCGCTGCCGATGGTCGTCGGCGAGACCGCCGCGACCGTCGACACCACGGGCTACACGGTCTCGCTCGCGAGCGAGCCGGGAGTGCCCGTGGAGGCGACCGTCGAGTTCGTCGCCGAGGACTGGGGCACGCGGATCGACATGGACTGCAGCTGGGGTGAGAGCGCCGAGGGGTCCTCGCCCGGTGCGCGGTCGGTCGGGTACGTGATGTACGTGACCGACACCTCGGGCGGCTCCGAGCCGATCGGATCGTGGACGAGCACGCCGGGCAGCTCGATGCACCCGACCCTCGCGACCGGCCTGCCGCTCGCCGACATCGCCTCGGTCGAGGTTCGCCTGCAGGAGTCCGGAGAGGTCGTCCTCACCGGCGCTCCCTGACCGCCCGGATCGACCACGCCGCCGGATTCCCAGGTGGAGCGCTCGGGCACTGAGTAGCTTCTCAGTCATGACGATCGCGACCCTCGCCCTCGCCCCTGCCTCTACGGCCTCCACCTCCTCCGACAGCATCGACCAGCTCTCCGGGCTCGTCGGCGTCGCTGCGCGGGTGATCGCCGCGCTCGGCGAGGTGGGCGTCGGACTGCTGACGCTCATCGAGACGGTGTTCCCGCCGATCCCGAGCGAGCTGGTGCTGCCGCTGGCGGGCTTCCTCGCCCAGCAGGGCCGGATGAACCTCGTGCTCGTCGTGATCACCGCGACCCTCGGCGCGTACCTGGGCGGGCTCGTCCTCTACTGGCTCGGCTACCGGATCGGCACCGAGCGCTCGATCCGCCTGCTCTCGAAGCTGCCGCTGGTCGACCGCGAGGACTTCGAGAAGGCGGTCGGCTGGTTCCGCCGTCACGGCACCTGGGCGGTGCTGTTCGGCCGGCTGATCCCGGGCGTGCGCAGCCTGATCTCGCTCCCGGCGGGTGCCGAGCGGATGAACCTCCTGCTGTTCTCGGCTCTCACGATCCTGGGCTCGGGCGTCTGGAACGGCCTGCTGATCGGCCTGGGTGCCGCACTCGGCACGCAGTACGAGCTCGTCGACCAGTACGCGGGGGTGCTCGACGCGATCATCTACGGCGCGATCGGGGTCCTGGTGCTGCTGCTCGTCGTCCGCAGCATCCGCCGTCACCGCGCGGCGGGGTCGTCGCCGAAGCACTGAGGTCAGCGCACTGCTGCCGCAGCGGCCCGCGTCGGCGGATCGGGAATAGACCCCGCCTCCCTCCGTTGATACCCCCAGGGGGTATTGGAAGGAGAAGCGCATGACGCACGAGACGGATGCAGCGGTCGAGCACGGGCACGACCGGGGAGACGACACTCAGAGCCTCGCCGGGCACGGAGAGCAGGACCACTCCGGACATGAAGGGCACTCCGACCGCGGAGAGCAGGACCACGACGGCCACTCCGGCCACGGAGGCCACGGCCACTCCGGCCACGTCGCGATGTTCCGCCGCCTCTTCTGGTCCATGCTGCTCGTCGCCGTGCCCACGGTGCTGCTGAGCCCGATGTTCGCCGACCTCGTCGGCTACCGGCTCCCCTCCGCCTCCTGGATCGCGTGGGTCCCGCCCGTGCTCGGCACGGTGCTCTTCGTCCTCGGCGGCCGCCCGTTCCTCACGGGCGCGCTCGACGAGATCCGCTCCCGCACCCCCGGCATGATGCTGCTGATCGCCCTCGCGATCACCGTCGCCTTCGTGTCGTCGCTCGGCGCGAGCACCGGACTGCTGCCGCACGGCCTCGACTTCTGGTGGGAGCTCGCGCTCCTGATCGTGATCATGCTGCTGGGCCACTGGATCGAGATGCGCTCGCTCGCGCAGGCCTCCAGCGCCCTCGACTCGCTCGCCGCTCTCCTGCCGGACGAGGCCGAGCGCGAGACGCCCGACGGCGTCGAGCGGATCCGGCCCGAGGGCCTCGCGGTCGGCGACGTCGTCCTCGTCCGGCCCGGAGCCCGCGTCCCGGCCGACGGCGAGATCCTCGAGGGGTCCGCCGAGATCGACGAGTCGGTGCTGACGGGGGAGTCGCGCACCGTGGCGCGCACGGTCGGCGACCGCCTCGTCGCGGGCAGCGTCGCGACCGACGCCCGGCTGCGGCTCCGCGTCGACGCGACCGGCGACGACACCGCGCTCGCCGGCATCCGCCGTTTGGTCGCGCAGGCGCAATCGTCCTCGTCGCGCGCGCAGAGGCTCGCCGACCGCTTCGCCGCGCTGCTCTTCTGGTTCGCGCTCGGCGCCGCCGTCGTCACCGCCGTGGTCTGGCTCGCACTCGGGATGCCCGACACGGCTCTCGTGCGCACCGTCAGCGTCCTCGTCATCGCGTGCCCGCACGCGCTGGGTCTCGCGATCCCGCTCGTCGTGTCGATCGCGACCGAGAAGGCCGCCCGCGCCGGCATCCTGGTGACCGATCGCGCCGCGCTCGAGGCGATGCGCACCGTCGACACCGTGCTCTTCGACAAGACGGGCACCCTGACCCTGGGTCGTCCCGAGGTCGTCGAGGTGCTCGGCGCTCCGGAGTCGCTCGCCCTGGCCGCCGCCGTCGAGCGCGACAGCGAGCACCCGCTGGCCGCGGCGATCGTCCGCGCGGCGGGCGGGTCGGAGCGGCGCGCCGAGGGCTTCCTCACGCGAGGGGGCATCGGAGTGGAGGCCGTCGTCGACGGCGCCCGGATCGCCGTCGGCGGCCCCGCGCTCCTCGCCGAGCGGGGCCTCGCCCCGCTTCCCGAGAGCGCCGGAGCAGCGGAGCGCGGCGCGACCGTGCTGCACGTCCTGCACGAGGACGTGGTCCTCGGCGCCCTCGTGCTCGAGGACGCGGTACGCCCGGAGTCCGCGGAGGCGGTGGCGGCGCTGCGCCGCGAGGGCGTGCGCGTGGCTCTGGTCACCGGCGACGCGGAGCCCGTCGCCCGACGGGTCGCCGCCGAGCTCGGCATCGACGAGGTCGTCGCCGGCGTCCTGCCCGGCGGCAAGAGCGACGTCGTCGCGCGGCTGCGGGCCGAGGGTCGGTGCGTCGCGATGGTCGGGGACGGCGTGAACGACGCCCCCGCGCTCGCCGGAGCCGACGTCGGCATCGCGATCGGCGCGGGGACGGACGTGGCGATCGCCTCGGCCGCTCTGGTCCTCGCCTCCGACGACCCGCGGGGAGTGGTGCGGATCCTCACGCTCTCGCGTGCCTCCGCCGCGAAGATGCGGCAGAACCTCGCCTGGGGCGCGGGCTACAACCTGGCGGCCGTGCCGCTGGCGGCGGGAGTGCTCGCTCCGATCGGCTTCGTGCTGCCGATGGAGGTCGGCGCCCTGCTGATGAGCGCGAGCACCGTGATCGTCGCGCTCAACGCGCAGCTGCTGCGCCGTCTGCGCCTCTGACAGGCGGGCGGCGCGGGCGCAAGGCGGTGCGCGGCGCGGCGGACGTGCCCTAGCGTTCGAGGCGTCCACTCCCGATGCGAAGGAACGCCATGTCCGAGAACGCCGCTCCCGCCCTGTCCCGCACCGCCGTCGAGCGGAGCTGGATCATCGGCGTCTCGCTGATCGCGATCGTGCTCGGAGTGATCGCCGTGCTCATCCCGGGGCCGACCCTGCTGACGGTCGCGATCGTCTTCGGCATCCACCTGATCGCAGCGGGCGTCTTCCGCCTCCTCCTCGCCTTCACCGCCTCCCGGCTCGAGGCGCGCGTGCGGTGGCTCGCGGGCCTGCTCGGCGCGCTCATCCTCGTGACCGGCATCCTGTGCCTCTCGAACCCGTTCGAGTCCCTCACCGTGCTGGGCCTCGTGATCGGCCTCGGCTGGATCCTCGACGGCGTCTCGAGCATCACGAGCGGCCGCACCGTGTCCGGTCCGGCCTGGCTGCCGATCGCGGCGGGGATCGCCTCGGTGATCGCCGGAATCCTGACGATCATCATGCCGGTGCTCGCGCTGACGTCCTTCGTCACGGTCGTCGCGATCCTGCTCATCGTCGTCGGCGTCTCGGGGCTGCTGCTGCTCCCCGGTCGCACGAAGACGCCGGAGGAAGCGCGCTGACGCTCCCGCCCGCCCTCGTCGACCTGGGCGAGCGGATCTGCGTGATCGGCCCGTCCACCAGCGGGAAGTCGACCCTGGCCGCCGCGCGCTTCCGCCGCGAGAACGGGCTGCCGGAGCACACGCCCACGACGCGGGCCGGCGTC encodes the following:
- a CDS encoding purine-cytosine permease family protein, translated to MTSPDQTPVRPAGGIELNGLDTIQESERHGRPRDLFWPWFAANVSVLGLSYGSFLLGFGLSFAQATAVAVIGIVVSFLFCGFVAVAGKRGSAPTMVLSRASFGVNGNRLVSVISWLLTVGWETVLASLAVLATATVFEEFGWDGGVLTKVVALIVVAALIVIAGVVGFRLIMRLQLAITVATGVLTVVYVALVLDDIDLGAVASLPSGSAGAVIGGLVFMMTGFGLGWVNAAADYSRYLPRTAGTGGVIAWTTIGGAVAPVVLVVVGLLLAGSSQELSDAIAADPIGALATILPTWFLLPFIVVALLGLIGGAVMDIYSSGLALLSTGLKVSRPVAAGIDGVLMVLGAIYVVFVAGDFLGPFQGFLITLGVPIAAWLGVFLADLLLRRRDYDQEALYDARGRYGSVSIAPVLLVVVGSVIGWGLVVNSSPGFGWEGYLLGPIGGREGEWAYANLGVLAALVIGFVGALVSSSASVRRQESRA
- a CDS encoding cysteine hydrolase family protein encodes the protein MSLLVAIDLQHVFADADSPWGSSEFARAAAGTARLLPLFGDRVVTTRFTAPTEPQGAWVPYYRDWPFALVPDGDPLYALVPGFDGHRVLTATTFGKWGPELEALLDDSREIVLTGVSTDCCVLSTALAAADAGVRVRVVQDACAGASETDHRRALDAMALYAPLIELTTVDEVLAEGVARS
- the fgd gene encoding glucose-6-phosphate dehydrogenase (coenzyme-F420), translating into MTITLGYKASAEQFGARELVELAVAAERHGFESAVVSDHFQPWRHTGGHAPFSLAWLAAAGERTSTIRLGTSVMTPHYRYNPAVIAQAFGTLGVLYPDRIMLGVGTGEALNEVATGYQGAGEQTWPDFKERFARLREAVRLMRALWAGDRVSFDGEYYSTHEASIYDKPESGVPVYVAAGGPVVAKYAGRAGDGFICTSGKGMELYTEKLLPAVEEGAAAGGRDSSTIDRMIEIKLSYDPDPALALENTRFWAPLSLTPEQKHSLTDPVDMERAADELPIEQVAKRWIVGSDPDETVAQIKPYVDAGFTHLVFHAPGDDQQRFFDAFERDLAPRLRAL
- a CDS encoding sigma-70 family RNA polymerase sigma factor; the encoded protein is MSEDQAELLRALHDEHSAALWRFVLRLTGDRQMAEDVVQEALLRAWKNPAILAQGEAAARSWLYTVARNLVIDDRRSARYAREIGTDEVPERPSADRTDQVLDAWLLSDALSGISLEHRAVIVHAYYGGRSVAEIADLLGIAPGTVKSRMHYGMRALKLALQERGVTEL
- a CDS encoding M20/M25/M40 family metallo-hydrolase, whose product is MTFPDAADAARVRVFLRENREQILADVRHLVMIESPSDSLEALGELHAYLVHWVGERLGHAAEIEHQREQDAPRASSWTFPGSAPGRGPRGSRPFVALLGHYDTVWPLGTTRAWPFAVDGDRLSGPGTYDMKVGLVQMVWVVAALRHARLEHPAIRLVMNGDEEVGSLVSRSFLEHQSRGAEAALVFEGAIGDAVKTARKGIGNFVVDVVGIEAHAGVEPEKGASAIHELGALIPRVLGIARPEAGTTVNIGLIGGGSRVNVTTAKVRLELEARIRNSAEAARVEAEMNALQASDERIRIEVRGSWQRPVFERTAAVGALFRRAERLARTMDLPLVETAVGGASDGNLIAALGIPVLDGLGAPGAGAHARGESVSIEGILERTTLAALLVASFAAEGERLP
- a CDS encoding DedA family protein, with amino-acid sequence MTIATLALAPASTASTSSDSIDQLSGLVGVAARVIAALGEVGVGLLTLIETVFPPIPSELVLPLAGFLAQQGRMNLVLVVITATLGAYLGGLVLYWLGYRIGTERSIRLLSKLPLVDREDFEKAVGWFRRHGTWAVLFGRLIPGVRSLISLPAGAERMNLLLFSALTILGSGVWNGLLIGLGAALGTQYELVDQYAGVLDAIIYGAIGVLVLLLVVRSIRRHRAAGSSPKH
- a CDS encoding anti-sigma factor family protein; this encodes MSTDARDDAPEGDAFRDWDAAYLLGSLSSADRRAYEQHLRACPACREGLGEFVPLPGLLAHLPAEEALRLLETPREQPAETAPPALLSRLAAATDSVRRRTRVRVAGLVLAAAGVSAAAAIALPMVVGETAATVDTTGYTVSLASEPGVPVEATVEFVAEDWGTRIDMDCSWGESAEGSSPGARSVGYVMYVTDTSGGSEPIGSWTSTPGSSMHPTLATGLPLADIASVEVRLQESGEVVLTGAP
- a CDS encoding VOC family protein is translated as MATSLSPYIGFAGNAREAMEFYRSVFGGELQASTYADFQASEDPADQDRLMHSQLTLPNGLLLMASDSPSAMPASEGSRIQIALFGEDDAELSRWFAALAEGGETPMPLTDSPWGDRFGMLVDRYGVEWMVNISPASD
- a CDS encoding carbohydrate kinase family protein → MPSTDGRESAAPRILVVGEALIDIVERDGASSEHVGGSPANVALTLARLGRDATLVTDIADDERGRRIGEHLGASGVSVVHGDAPRTSTAKARIRPDGSAEYEFDLSWNPPAADPTPFGHVHTGSIAVYLEPGGSAILDLLEALPAGTTASVDANIRPALVGPHAAALARFERVAASCEIVKLSDEDAEWLYPTVQLDEVLTRILGLGARLAVITRGGEGLLLASAVARATVPAARIVVADTIGAGDSAMGAILDEAFRQGLGAPNGMLLDEPALRAIGRWAARVAGITTSRAGANPPTRAEAETE
- a CDS encoding SRPBCC family protein, whose product is MIHESRPVGIVIDAPADEVYSFIVDPSNLPLWAAGLAESDVEEVDGHWFADSPMGRVEVVFAPRNPFGVADHRVITAEGRVFDNPLRVLANGDGAEVAFTVRRYEGMTLEQWDEDCGRVAADLETLRGLLERTGD